Part of the Armatimonadia bacterium genome, GGGTGCGTCGCGGTAGTTGATCCCCGCGTAGCCCATCGAGGTGTAGGCGCCCCAGAAGGTGCCCTCCTCAATGCCGCGAAAGCATCCGCGATGGATACGGAAGGCCAGACCGATGATGGCCTTGGCCTCCGGGAAGATGTAACGCGGATCCATCTCTTTGGGTGCGCCCTCGAAGCGGTCCATCGAGCCGATCCCGACGAGATCGGCGCCGCAGGACTTGGCGAACTCCTTGACTTGCTCGGACGTTGGCATCAGACGAACTCCTCTCAAAGTCGGCACAGCAGAGGCGTCCTCACAGGCGCCAGGGCTTGCGCTTGCGGAAGGGCGAGTTGAACTGGTTGGTGAGCACGCCGCGCTCCTCCAGATGAACCATGCAGGCACGCAGGCATCCACGACCACCGCACATTGCCGGATTGTAACCGTTGGCGGCGCCATAGTAGCTGTTGGTGATGCGCTGCACTTTCATCACTTCGGCGGGAGTGAGGACCTTCTCGCCGGCCAGGATGGCGTCGCCGTCGGGGAACTCCTTGAAGGCGTCGCGTGGCAGGAAGGGGTTGGTCTCCTTGACGCTGCCGGTGTAGCCGTGGAAGCACTGCCACTCGGCGAGGCGGCCCCATTCCAGATCGCGCCCGGCAACTCGGACCTTGACCTGCTCAGTACCACTGATGGCGTGGATCGGGCACTCCTTGACGCAGCGCATGCAGCGGTCGCACAGGCCGCCCTCATACAGTGGGTCCGGCTCAAGCGGAGCGTCGGTGAGGACGAAGGCGAAGCGCTGACGCGGTCCGAACTCCGGCGTCAGGAACACCTTGCTGTAGCCGATCTCCCCAAGGCCGCAGATGAAGGCTGCAATGCGGAACTGGAACATGACATCAGGCGCAGGAAGGCCGGGGGCCACGGGCTCGGTGAAGCGCAGTTGGCGGCCCAATCCCGGGTCCTCCTCGTCGAAGGTGCCGGTGATGTCCGAGCAGGCCATGCGGGCACCAGTGTTGCGGAAGGCTGCGCCCTCCCAACCGTTGTCCTCGAGGAAGCAGGAAAGCTCCCGCAGTACCATCGGCGCGTAGACTTCGTTGATCCCCGCGTAACCCAGAGAGGGGTACTGGTAGAAGTGCGTACCCTCCTCAACACCTCGCAGGTATCCCCGCGGGATGCGGAAGGCAAGGCCAATGATGGCCTGGGCCTCCGGGAAGATGTAGCGCGGGTCCATCTCCTTGGGCGCGCCTTCGAAGCGGTCCATGGAGCCGATGCCGACGAGGTCGGCACCTGCGTTGCGCGCAAACTCCTTCACCTCTGCAGCAGTTAGCACCAGCCAGTCACTCCCAGGATGAGTCAGACGGTCGCGTCAGCCCCGCTCGCCTAACGCGACGGGGCCGGTGTCGGCTCAGAGTGTGCCGCGTAGCCAGACGCGCATCGCACCGGGCTCGCGGTTGTCCCAGACACAGTACGGAACGGCAGTGATCTTGCGCGGCTTGTAGGACGTCGCCGATGGACGGTAAAGCTGCTTCTTCCAGCCGCCGGTGTCGCCCACCAGCGCCTCCGCCTCCAGCACTACAACCCCGCCCAGCAAGTTCTTGCGGAAGGCGGTCTTGAACTCGGCCTCAGCAGGCAGAACTACCTCCTGCAGCGGGAAGGCGTTGTCCGCGGCTTCGAGGCAGTATACCACCGGGCCACGTTGCAGCGCCACGCAGCCGGAGTCGGCCTTGACTTCGGGGTGTGCCTCAACGCGCTCCACCGGCATCGGCAAGGTCAGCTCCACGACTTCACTTCCCGTCCAGCGGCGGCTCACACGCACGTAGCCCTTGCGCGGCTTCAGCGCGATCTCCTCGCCATCTACCGTCAGCCGCGCACCTTCACACCAGCCCGGAATTCGCAGGCTCAGGGCGAAACGTGCCGGCTGCTCAGGCTGCAGTCGCATCCGCACGGTCCCGTCCCAGGGGTAGTCGGTCTCCTGGGTGACGGTGACCTTCTGCCCTGCAAGCTCGAGCGTCGCCGTGCCCGCAGCGTACAGGTGTACGTACAGCTCCCTGGCCTCAGCACCGCCGGCCAGCGAGTACAGGTATCCGGGCAGCGAGGCCAGAATCCGCGCGATGTTGGGCGGGCAGCAGGCGCAGCCGAACCAGTCCTGCCGGTGATGGTCGCCGGAGCTCTCCAGCGGGTTCACGTAGAAGAACTTGCTGCCATCCTGCGACACGCCGCTGATGACGCCGTTGTACAGGGCGCGCTCCAGGATGTCGGCGTATCGACCGTCGGCGTCAAACTGCAGGAGCCGGTGTGCCCAGAACACGAGACCAATGGCGGCGCAGGTCTCGCAGTAGGCCGACTCATTGGGCAGGTCGTAGTCGCGGGTGAAGCCCTCATTGGCGCGGGTGCTGCCGATCCCGCCGGTGAGGTACATATTCTTGAGGGTGACGTGGTCCCAGAGACGCTCGCAGGCGTGGAGCAGTCCCTCGTCTCCGGTCTCGTTGGCCAGGTCGGCCATCCCGCAGTACAGGTACATCGCCCGCACGGCGTGGCCGGTCACCTCAGACATCTCGCGGACGGGGAGATGATCCTGGCAGTAGGAGCGGTCGCGTCCGGCAGCCTGCTGCTTGCCTCCCCATTCCTCCTCGAAGATGCCGGGGTGCTGCCCACGAGCATTGACGAAGAACTCGCAGAGCCGCAGGTAGCGCTCCTCACCGGTGGCATGGTACAGCTTCACGAGAGCCAGCTCGATCTCCTCATGCCCATCAGAGCCGAAGGTCTTGCCAGGGCCGAAGTAGGAGTCGATATAGTCCGCGTAACGGGCCATGACGTCCAGCAGCGTGCGCTTGCCGGTGGCCTGGAAGTGCGCAACGGCGGCCTCCATGAGGTGTCCGGCGGAGTACAGCTCATGGGACCAGGAGAGGTGCTTGAACCGCTCCTCGGGCTTCACCAGCGTGAAGTAGGTGTTGAGATACCCATCGGGCTGCTGCGCTCCGGCGATCTTGGCGATGACCTCGTCGAGGAGGGCTTCCAGATCGGGGTCCGGATGGTCGGCCAGGGAGTAGGCGACGGCCTCGACCCACTTGGCGACGTCGGAGTCCCAGAACTGGTGCGGGACCGGCGTCATGCCCTCCTTCCACGTGAGGTCGAAGACATCAATGCGGCCGGTTTCCTTGAGCTGCTTGTACTCGGCCCGAAGGGTCACTTCGCGGTTCGCATCGATGCGCGGCGTCCAGAAACGGTCGGCGACCCGCACCTGGGTGAAGGGTACGGGTACGAGTTTGCGGCATACAGGCTGGTCGGCCATGGGTGTGCCTCCCGGGGAATCACAAATCAAGGTTGCGCCACGCAAGAGGGTAGCGCAACCGGGTGTCCGCACTCCTGGTTGTGGCCGCAGGCCGAGTGAGGCTCAGGCGGTCGGCGGCGTCCAGAGCGTGCCTATTCCGCACACCCTTCGGACGGACCTGCCTGCCAAGTCGGTTGCGCGAAACGGTCTCCGTGGTACAATCAACTCTCATGGTCTCAGAGGGTCCCGGCAGATCCATGGTCCTGCGGACTCTGCAGGTGCCCCAGGACGTTGTATCGGGCTCTCACGCCCAAGAGCACACACCTCAGCCCCAGGGGAGTCTGCCAATGTCTGCATCGAAGCTCGCGTTGTTGGGTGGAGAGCCGATCGGCATTCCATCACAGGAGAAGCATCCCGCCTTTTCGGCGGAAGCGCTGGAGCGTGTCATCGATGTCATGCAGCGGGGACGGACCGTCGGCCTGAACAAGACGGTTCCGGAGATCGGCGAGGCCGAGGAAGCAATCGCCAGGTGGCAGGGCGTGAAGAACTGCCTGGTCACCTCCTCCGGCCACTCCGCACTGCATAGCTCCATCATCGGTCTTGAGATCTCCTGGGGCGATGAGGTCATCACCACGCCCTTCACCTGGGGTGCCTCGATCTCATGCATCCTGCACAACAACGCCGTCCCGGTCTTCGTGGACGTGTGCCCCGATACGGGTCTTCTCGATCCGGACAAGGTCGAGGCGGCCGTCACGCCCCGGACCAGGGCCATCCTCGCGGTGCACATCTTCGGCCAGGCTGCAAACATGACCGCCCTGCGACAGATCGCCGATCGCCACGGGCTGGCGCTGATTGAGGACGGCAGCCAGGGCCACGGCGCGATTCATGCCGGCCGCAAAGTGGGCACCTTCGGCGACGCTGCGGGGTTCTCTTGTATGGGCGGGAAGTTGCTGGCGACGGCTGAGGGTGGGTACATGGTCACGCCCCACGACGACGTGTACTGGAAGGCCGCCCTTGGCGGCCAGCACATGGGGCGCTCACCGGAGCCGGGGTTCCCGCACGAGAAGTTCGGGCAGTACATTGACTCGCTGGTCTACACTTACCGCCTCTCGCCGATGGTCGCCGTGCTGCTGTCGGAGCAGGTGAAGAAGCTCGACGAAGAGAACGCCGGCCGCCGCCGCAACGTAGCCTGGCTGCGCGAGTTCCTACGGGACGCCAAGATCGTGCAGTTCCCGCAGTATGCGCCGGGGGACGACCCGGTGTACCATATGCTGACGATGAACTTCGACGCGGAGTATGCCGGCATCAGCAAGAACACCTTCTTCGCGGCCATGAGGGCCGAGGGAGTAGGCTGCTTCCAGTACATTCCTTCGCCGATCCCGACCTGGACGCGCTTGCACTGGCAGACCTACGACGGGCCGAAGGTCATGTGGACGGAGCCCCTCCGGCAGAGCGGCATCGACTACCGGCAGGTCCAGGTGCCGAACTGCGTGCGCAAGATCGAGCGCTCGGTGGAGATGGGCTGGAACTTCGTCGAGCCGAGTGAAGAGAAGATGAAGCAGTTGGCCTCGGTCTTCCAGAAGGTCGAGGAGAACCTGCCGGCACTGCGTGAGTGGGAGAAGAGCCAACCGGCCTAGGCGCTGCGAAGTCGCCCCGGTCTGCAGGAGGTCCTGGGTATGCCCTCGGAGCCCTACCGGACACTGGACGGGTCGATCGTCACGGAACTAGTGCGGCCCGAAGGTGAGTCAAGCCGGAACCTGAGCGTGGCCGAAGCGGTCCTTATGCCGGGGCAAAGCACGATCGCCCACTATCATTCGCTCAGCGAAGAGGTCTACTATGTGCTGGAGGGCAGCGGCGTGCTGTACCTCAACAGCGTGCCGCAGGATCTCTCCGTGGGCCAGGCGCATCTGATCCGCCCGGGCGAGGAGCACAAGATGACCTGCGCCGGGACCAGGCCCTTGCGGATCCTGTGCCTGTGTGCACCGCCCTACCAGCATGAGGACACGACGCTGACGGAGCCGGTGGTGGCATGAGCCAGAGTGGGGCTGCGCGCGTGGAGGAGCGAGTTCGTCGCCTCGAGCAGGCGACCGGAAAGCCTGTGGTCCTGCGGGGAGTGAAGGTGCCTGAGCGGGCCTTCCGTGGTCGGGTATCGCTGCAGGCCGGGCTGATCGTTCTGGAGTACCGTGACGAGACAGCGGGCTACTTTTGGCACTATAGTATCCTTGAGGAACTCCTGGGGTACGCTGAGGCAGGGCAGTATGACGTCGTGCTCTACGAGAAAGAGGCCGGCAAGAATCATGCGAAGTCGTCCACTCGAATCCTGCGCGGGATCACCCGCCTGTAGCACCCTCGGGGAGAGCCCGAAGCCGACGTTCGCCCGTGGCGCTGTACGTCCGGTGCGAGCAAGCCTTGCGACACCCTCTGCAGCCGCGCGGCTCACCCGAGGACTCCTGATCCTCGCGCTTGCGGCGGGGACACTGGGCATCAGCGCCTGTGGTGATAACCTGCCCGAGGACAACCGCGTGGTTGCCACAGTGAACGGCAAAAAGATCACGCACGGCGACCTGATCCGGCAGCTCGAGCAGTCGCGTGGTCCAGCGGCGGTGATGAAGCTCCTCGATCAGCAGCTCATCGAGGCCGAGGCGGCACGGCGCAAGCTGACGCTCAGCGACGCCGAACGAGATGCTGGCTTGGAGCGTGCGGCCGCTCGCGTCGGGTCGATGAAGGACCTGAAGGCAAAGCTGAACCAACTCGGGATCCCCCTGGAGGCCTACCGGCAGGAGATCGCGACCGACCTGCTGCTGGACAAGATCGCCCAGCAGGAGGTCAAGGTCTCCGAGGAGGAGATCAAGCAGTACTACGGGGAGCACCAGGAGGAGTTCACGAAGGGGCCTCGCACACGCGCTCGCATGATGATGTTCCGTGACCAGTCCAGTGCCGAGGCGGTGCTCACGGCGCTTAAGGAGCCGGGCGCTGACTTCGCCGGCCTGGCGCAGAACCTGTCCGAAGATGACGCCACGAGATCCGCCGGCGGGGACATGGGCTACTTCGAGAAGAACGACTACGCCACCGCCATCACCGAGGCAGCCTTCGCCCTCAAGCCGGGACAGATCAGCGGGATCGTCAAGGCGCCCGATGGCTGGGTCATCCTGAAGGCGGAAGACCACAAGGCAGCCGGTGTCATGCCGCTGGAGGAAGTTCGCGACCAGATTCTGCAGCGCCTCAAGCGAGACAAGCTTCAGCCGATGCGAGACGAGTGGCTGGTCCAGGCACGCGACAAGGCATCGCTGCGGATCAGGGATCGGGTCTTGCGCGAGGCCGTCAGGGCCTCCCTGGGGTACGTCAAACCGGCGCCGATGCCGGGCGAGCTGTAGGAACCGGTGGCCCTCCTCGGGCCGCCCTCCAGTCCAAACAAAACCGGCGCAGCCTTTGGGCTGCGCCGGTCTGATTCGGGCTGGAGGTTGTTCGGCTTAGAGGGACTGGTAGATCGGGAAGGCCTCGCAGAGCTCCTCGACTTCGGCTCGGACTGCGTTGAGAACCTCTTCGTTGGGCGTGTCGTCGGACTTGCGACCGTCGTGGATGACCCTGGCCATCCACTGACCGACCTTGATCATCTCGGCCTCTTTCATGCCGCGGGTGGTCATGCCGGGAGTGCCCGGGCGGATACCGGAGGTCTCGCGGGCCGGCAAGGGATCGTTCGGCACCAGGTTCTTGTTGATGGTCATGCCCGCCATTTCAAGCAGGTCGGCGGCGACACGGCCGGTGATGTTCTTGTTGGTGAGGCGCACGAGCAGCAGATGGTTGTCGGTGCCGCCGGTGACCAGGTCGAAGTCGTTCTCCTGCAGCGTGCGGGCGAGCTGCTGAGCATTGCGGATGATCTGGCGCTGGTACTCACGGAAGCCGAACTCCGAGGCCTCCTTGAAGCAGACGGCCTTGGCCGCGATGATGTGCATAAGCGGACCGGCCTGCACGCCGGGGAAGACGGCGCGGTCTACGGCCTTGGCATACTGCTCCTTGCACAGCAGGAGGGCGCCACGCGGTCCGCGCAGGGTCTTGTGAGTGGTGGAGGTGACGATGTCGGCATAGGGCACCGGGGACGGATGAGCTTCAGCCGCCACGAGGCCGCAGATGTGGGCGATGTCGGACATCATGTACGCGCCCACTTCGTCGGCAATCTCCCGGAAACGCCTGAAGTCGATAATCCGCGGATAGGCGCTGGCGCCGCAGATGATGAGCTTGGGCCGCAGCTCGCGAGCGATCTCCAGGATGTTGTCGTAGTTGAGCTGGTCAGTGTCCGGGTCCAGACCGTAGAAGTGGCAGTCGTAGGCGTGGCCGCTGAAGTTGACCTTGTCGCCGTGGGTGAGGTGGCCGCCCTGGGCAACGCTCATGGCAAGGATGCGGTCGCCCGGCTGCAGCAGCGCCCAGTAGGCCGCCATGTTGGCTTGCGAGCCGGTGTGAAGCTGGACGTTGGCGTGATCGGCGCCGAACAGGGACTTGGCGCGGTCGATGGCCAGTTGCTCGATCTTGTCGTAATTGCCGCAGCCGTTGTAGTACCGCTTGTACGGGTAGCCCTCGGCATACTTGTTGGTCAGAACGGATCCGCAGGCGGCCATGACGGCACGGCTCGCGTAGTTTTCGGAGGGGATGAGCATGAGCGTCTTGCGCTGCCGCTCGAGTTCGGCGTCGACGATCTTCGCCAGCTCATAGTCGGCTTCGAGAATGCTTCGGTCCATCATCTTGGGTTGGCTCCTAGAGACTCAGACGATTAGGCCACGGACGTGGCCAGGGCAGCAAACGCGGTGCCCCACTTCCGTGGCCCGTATCGGGGATTATCCCACGACGGCCGCAGAAGCGGGGCGCGTACCGCAACCGCCCCTGGCCCACTTGCAGCGCCCCAGCGGGACCATCATGCGGATCACGCTCCTGATCTGTTGAGTAAGCGGGCCTGTGCCCGCGTTTGTACTCGGGGCAGTGTGCACAACGCGGTGAGTGAGGCGTTCTCCTCTTCCATGCGCCGCTCACCGATGCGGCATCAGTCGATCGTGCGAAGAAGTCTGCTGTTCAGTAACTCGCCTGCGAAGGCATCGAAATCTGGGCATCTGTCCCGCAGCACACTAAGGTCTGCGGTGTGTGCTATCGCAGCTCCGATGGCGTCCGTATAGTACTCGGCGTGGTCGGTTGCGGCTCTGATGATCTCCTCAAGCGTGTCCTTTGGGTTCCGGAGACTTCTCGGGTCCTTGCAGCGGCCAATCGCCGGGCTGTTCGATAGAGCCTGGGATACCGCCTGCTCATCAGCAAGTAGCCAAGCTTCCAGAGCATGGTTGGCGATCCCGGTGACGACCGAAAGGCTCACCGGGCCCGCCTTCTCTACGGCTTCCCTCAACTGCCTGCGGCGGTCTGTCATATGGTCGTTGGCGTCCACCACAGCCACGCACAACTCGTCCCCGCGGGCATCGGCTTGTCTGATGATTGTGTGCAGTTCGGATATGAACCCATGGCCCTTCTTCCGCCCCAGACGCTGCGGGAAGGCCAGTAGCACCTCCGGGTGTCGCTGGGTGATGACACGTTGGGCAAGGATGGGTATCACCTGGTAGTCGCGGTGCCCCTCCAGCGCGAACACCACCTTAACCCGCCTCATCGAGTAGCCCTCCACACCAGGCCTCTCCGAGCGAGACGTCCCCGCTCTCAAGCGACTTCCTGAGCTCCGACTTGCTCCCATGCCCCTCGAGGTCCTGGGGCAAGCGTCTGAGGACGGTCGCACCGTCTTGCCGGACTGAAGCAACAACCAGTTCCTCGGGTCGCAGGTGGTCAATCAGGTACGGCGAGTGAGAGTTGACCAGAACCTGACACACGGACGTGTTCGACCGTTCGCGCGCAATCCCACGCATGTGCTGAACGACGAACCCCAGACGTCCAGGGTGTACCCCGTTCTCCGGTTCCTCAAAGCAGACGAGACCTCCCGGCCGTGGCGAGTAGGCCAGCACGAGCAGTGCGAGGAAGCGGAGTATGCCATCGGACACTACGCGGCCCGTGAACTCCTTGTCGCCCACCCTCAACTGGACAAGGCGTCTTCGGTCGCCCGTGTCGACCAAGTCAAGCCCCTGGACTTCGGGCACCGCTGACCGGAGCTCGCGCTCTATTGACGCAAAGGCCTTGCTTTGGCCGAGGTCTCGGCGCAGGGTGTCGAGCACCCCGGACAGCCCGTGCCCCTGGGCGTCAAGCTCAAACAGGTTGAGCTGTGGCGAAGGCTCGCGAAGCGCCTCAGGCTCAAAATGGTAGAAGCGCCACGACCTCAGGTGCTGCTGCACAGCATAGATGG contains:
- a CDS encoding (4Fe-4S)-binding protein; the encoded protein is MLTAAEVKEFARNAGADLVGIGSMDRFEGAPKEMDPRYIFPEAQAIIGLAFRIPRGYLRGVEEGTHFYQYPSLGYAGINEVYAPMVLRELSCFLEDNGWEGAAFRNTGARMACSDITGTFDEEDPGLGRQLRFTEPVAPGLPAPDVMFQFRIAAFICGLGEIGYSKVFLTPEFGPRQRFAFVLTDAPLEPDPLYEGGLCDRCMRCVKECPIHAISGTEQVKVRVAGRDLEWGRLAEWQCFHGYTGSVKETNPFLPRDAFKEFPDGDAILAGEKVLTPAEVMKVQRITNSYYGAANGYNPAMCGGRGCLRACMVHLEERGVLTNQFNSPFRKRKPWRL
- a CDS encoding beta-L-arabinofuranosidase domain-containing protein — protein: MADQPVCRKLVPVPFTQVRVADRFWTPRIDANREVTLRAEYKQLKETGRIDVFDLTWKEGMTPVPHQFWDSDVAKWVEAVAYSLADHPDPDLEALLDEVIAKIAGAQQPDGYLNTYFTLVKPEERFKHLSWSHELYSAGHLMEAAVAHFQATGKRTLLDVMARYADYIDSYFGPGKTFGSDGHEEIELALVKLYHATGEERYLRLCEFFVNARGQHPGIFEEEWGGKQQAAGRDRSYCQDHLPVREMSEVTGHAVRAMYLYCGMADLANETGDEGLLHACERLWDHVTLKNMYLTGGIGSTRANEGFTRDYDLPNESAYCETCAAIGLVFWAHRLLQFDADGRYADILERALYNGVISGVSQDGSKFFYVNPLESSGDHHRQDWFGCACCPPNIARILASLPGYLYSLAGGAEARELYVHLYAAGTATLELAGQKVTVTQETDYPWDGTVRMRLQPEQPARFALSLRIPGWCEGARLTVDGEEIALKPRKGYVRVSRRWTGSEVVELTLPMPVERVEAHPEVKADSGCVALQRGPVVYCLEAADNAFPLQEVVLPAEAEFKTAFRKNLLGGVVVLEAEALVGDTGGWKKQLYRPSATSYKPRKITAVPYCVWDNREPGAMRVWLRGTL
- a CDS encoding DegT/DnrJ/EryC1/StrS family aminotransferase; protein product: MSASKLALLGGEPIGIPSQEKHPAFSAEALERVIDVMQRGRTVGLNKTVPEIGEAEEAIARWQGVKNCLVTSSGHSALHSSIIGLEISWGDEVITTPFTWGASISCILHNNAVPVFVDVCPDTGLLDPDKVEAAVTPRTRAILAVHIFGQAANMTALRQIADRHGLALIEDGSQGHGAIHAGRKVGTFGDAAGFSCMGGKLLATAEGGYMVTPHDDVYWKAALGGQHMGRSPEPGFPHEKFGQYIDSLVYTYRLSPMVAVLLSEQVKKLDEENAGRRRNVAWLREFLRDAKIVQFPQYAPGDDPVYHMLTMNFDAEYAGISKNTFFAAMRAEGVGCFQYIPSPIPTWTRLHWQTYDGPKVMWTEPLRQSGIDYRQVQVPNCVRKIERSVEMGWNFVEPSEEKMKQLASVFQKVEENLPALREWEKSQPA
- a CDS encoding cupin domain-containing protein; protein product: MPSEPYRTLDGSIVTELVRPEGESSRNLSVAEAVLMPGQSTIAHYHSLSEEVYYVLEGSGVLYLNSVPQDLSVGQAHLIRPGEEHKMTCAGTRPLRILCLCAPPYQHEDTTLTEPVVA
- a CDS encoding peptidyl-prolyl cis-trans isomerase, with translation MRASLATPSAAARLTRGLLILALAAGTLGISACGDNLPEDNRVVATVNGKKITHGDLIRQLEQSRGPAAVMKLLDQQLIEAEAARRKLTLSDAERDAGLERAAARVGSMKDLKAKLNQLGIPLEAYRQEIATDLLLDKIAQQEVKVSEEEIKQYYGEHQEEFTKGPRTRARMMMFRDQSSAEAVLTALKEPGADFAGLAQNLSEDDATRSAGGDMGYFEKNDYATAITEAAFALKPGQISGIVKAPDGWVILKAEDHKAAGVMPLEEVRDQILQRLKRDKLQPMRDEWLVQARDKASLRIRDRVLREAVRASLGYVKPAPMPGEL
- the glyA gene encoding serine hydroxymethyltransferase; its protein translation is MDRSILEADYELAKIVDAELERQRKTLMLIPSENYASRAVMAACGSVLTNKYAEGYPYKRYYNGCGNYDKIEQLAIDRAKSLFGADHANVQLHTGSQANMAAYWALLQPGDRILAMSVAQGGHLTHGDKVNFSGHAYDCHFYGLDPDTDQLNYDNILEIARELRPKLIICGASAYPRIIDFRRFREIADEVGAYMMSDIAHICGLVAAEAHPSPVPYADIVTSTTHKTLRGPRGALLLCKEQYAKAVDRAVFPGVQAGPLMHIIAAKAVCFKEASEFGFREYQRQIIRNAQQLARTLQENDFDLVTGGTDNHLLLVRLTNKNITGRVAADLLEMAGMTINKNLVPNDPLPARETSGIRPGTPGMTTRGMKEAEMIKVGQWMARVIHDGRKSDDTPNEEVLNAVRAEVEELCEAFPIYQSL
- a CDS encoding DUF4276 family protein, yielding MEGYSMRRVKVVFALEGHRDYQVIPILAQRVITQRHPEVLLAFPQRLGRKKGHGFISELHTIIRQADARGDELCVAVVDANDHMTDRRRQLREAVEKAGPVSLSVVTGIANHALEAWLLADEQAVSQALSNSPAIGRCKDPRSLRNPKDTLEEIIRAATDHAEYYTDAIGAAIAHTADLSVLRDRCPDFDAFAGELLNSRLLRTID
- a CDS encoding AAA family ATPase — protein: MLTRVKVSGYKSLKDVDVELGKLSVIAGPNNVGKSNFFDLLQVLSAFADGPIERAFDKHRGDPLESFFDPEDLRITVQVDIDLTGHRLPPKEEEGLEHPKLTYRVAVQWDEDRSLFTLTDESLVSASRRSKKPFIGIDEASDRLRVTREGGGGHPRYFDLGGTRTVLSQIDDAELYPTIYAVQQHLRSWRFYHFEPEALREPSPQLNLFELDAQGHGLSGVLDTLRRDLGQSKAFASIERELRSAVPEVQGLDLVDTGDRRRLVQLRVGDKEFTGRVVSDGILRFLALLVLAYSPRPGGLVCFEEPENGVHPGRLGFVVQHMRGIARERSNTSVCQVLVNSHSPYLIDHLRPEELVVASVRQDGATVLRRLPQDLEGHGSKSELRKSLESGDVSLGEAWCGGLLDEAG